A genomic stretch from Rhodospirillales bacterium includes:
- the tuf gene encoding elongation factor Tu (EF-Tu; promotes GTP-dependent binding of aminoacyl-tRNA to the A-site of ribosomes during protein biosynthesis; when the tRNA anticodon matches the mRNA codon, GTP hydrolysis results; the inactive EF-Tu-GDP leaves the ribosome and release of GDP is promoted by elongation factor Ts; many prokaryotes have two copies of the gene encoding EF-Tu): MAKEKFARTKPHCNVGTIGHVDHGKTSLTAAITKVLAKKG; this comes from the coding sequence GCGAAAGAGAAATTTGCGCGAACGAAGCCGCACTGCAACGTGGGGACGATTGGGCACGTGGATCACGGCAAGACGTCGTTGACGGCGGCGATCACGAAGGTGCTGGCGAAGAAGGGGAT